Sequence from the Argentina anserina chromosome 7, drPotAnse1.1, whole genome shotgun sequence genome:
CGCTCAAATACCGTCACATAATTTACCTTCGGTTTCCCATCACATTCCTtcaaacaccaacaccaaCACCAACATCAACTTCACAGTTACGAATCAACACTAAACTTAGCTAAATCAATTAGGACCATCACAAAATGAGTGCTAGTCAAGCAAAGAACCTTGTCGGAAGAAAAACACTCGAGCTCAAACCACTTCAACCCACCTTCTGTCGCCTGAGTCCGAATCATCGCCGGCAAGCTCGCCGACTCATACGCACACACCAGCGTCTCATCCAGGTCCAGCACCACCTGAGAAACCAACCCAATTCACAAACAAATCACTTATACAATTCCGCAAATATGTTACAACAGTTCCATGTGACAGACTCAGACTGACAGAGAGAAATGAGTACCGTTAGCTTCTGGGGAGGATCGTCGGAGTCGGAATCAGGAGAATCGATTTCAACGGCGGCGGAGGCGGAGGAAGAGTCGTTCTCCGGCAACTCGACAGCTGGCAGCGACTTGAAGGAAGCTTCggaagcagaagaagaaggagacgaAGAAGAGAGCAAAGGGTGGTGGCCGAGGGCTCTGACGACTTGAAGGAAGATCTGGAACAAGAATCCCAGCCAGTTGAGCAGGGCCTTCCAGAGCTGCATAGTCTTGGGCGAGTAAGCCACCTCTTTCTGAGTCAACTCGGCCATTACGACTCGTCCTCCTCTCGaaacaacaaagaacaagAGCAGAAGTGATTGATTGGGTTTGGGTTCTGTTAAGGAGTCTTAACCAATCAGAAGCTCTCGCTTTCTTTCTGTTTCtctcttgttcttgttttctcGCCGATGGTGGCCTTCGACGAAGTCTAGGGTGGGTATTTCCGACGCGCGATATGGCGCGTGCGTGAGGTTTCTTGATATCCTGAGTGTGAATGGGCCGTCCACGCGCCGAAGGGCGTGGAGTGAAAGTGAGAAAGGTAAAAGGAGATAGCGCCAATCAGAAGAGACAATGTTTTTTCAGTCTTTAAAGACCGACATTAACATGGAAAATCTGATCAAACACAGAAAGATTgacatttcttttttcttttttccatttttttcctGTTCAACTTTGTTTTGTAGAATTATCAATGGAGTTTGGAACTCTCTTATAATTTTCAGGAAGCTGATACTGAcagatttaatttttatttgttctGTTCAGGTATATTATTATCTCTATAGTTTGAGTACTTATTCCTTCTTATCCATGGTTTCTGTATGAGATAAACAAATAGGTGGATGAATTCTATAGTTAAACCCCAGTTAGGCTTCTGTGCGGAACACGCAGTAGACGGTGACTAATCTAACAGCTCTGAGCTCGAAGAATATATGCAGCTATAGCGAAAAGAGAGTTGAAGGATTAAAACTTAGGAGGAAGTCATGGCAAGAACAAGAAATGAGGAAGGAAATAGAGTGGTGTAGTGAATGTGGTCAATTTGGTTGAAGAGTGAAAGAGGAATCAAAATGGATAAAAAGCACACActaatataatatagcaactctgCTCATTGGCATCTAAAGCCAAGATCAATGACAATGATGATTTTATTACATTTCTAATGATCTGGTGACTCAAATTATGGAATTGCCAACCACCATGTGAGTGGAGCTTTTTGTACAGTAAATATTATGGATAAGTGGAGATGTTTAATCATCATGATGGTATTAACAAAGAATTTACAACAATCAAAACTGCAATATGGAAGCGGCATCCCAATCCTGTGCTTAAAAAGAATGCAGCGCAACTCACATAGTGGTCTTCAAAACTGATATAAACAAAGCCACAAGAGAAACCATTTACCACACAAGTTTTAGAAAGAACTCGATTCGTATGAATAGGAAAGCCAGGGGTGCTCTAGTGCCTCTGCAGCGCTTGGACGTCTCTGGGGATTGATCTCGAGCAAGCTTTGGACAAAGTCGATGAACCCAATATCGGTTACTTGCAGGTGTTGCTCCAGGGAGGAGTCCTCAGGGATTATGTATTCCAATTGGTTTGTCTCCTGAATATGGGATTCCAGGCATTAGTCCAAATGCCTTCTTCAGTAATAACAGgaaaaaaatatagaaaagaatTCATGATTTCCTGTTTAAGAATCCACAAAGAACTGTAGCTTCTTTTCGTTGTCCTAAGATGATCAGCTAAATTGTCATTAAACAGCAAAATCTTTTCCCTTCCATATTATTCAGGAAAAAAGATACTGCTAATATTTAGATAAGATTTAGAATACGTACCTCATTAATGTGGTAGAGATCTAGTTCGTTTGTGAAGTACTTGTCCGTCTCTTGTCCTTTCACTAACATATCCAGATCAATGGGACCGAGCATTCCAATGATACGTGAAAGTATGGTCACAATCACATCATTTGGAAAGAGCACCTGCACAATGTACACAATTAGATTCTAATGTGGTGGTAAACTGATCCCATCATTTCCCCTTGATAACTTATTAAATTATTCCCCCAGAGTGGGTGGTAAAGTAATTAAAACATCATATCATATGTCCTAAACAGAGTAGCTCCAAGGGATAAAAAGAATCAGGCATCCAGCATATAATTAGATTATACAATACAATTCAACATATAAGTTAAACAAAGCTCAATATGATGAAAACCAAGAAAGAAAGGACATACTTCTCCGGAGCATAGCTCAGCCAAGATGCATCCAAGGGACCACATGTCAATCTTCTCGTCATATGAGAGTCCAAGAATGACTTCAGGAGCTCTGTAGGAACGAGATTGTACATATAGGCACAAGTTGTCTGTTCGAAAGCAGCTGCTTCCGAGATCAATGACTTTTATTTCACATCGTCTGTAACTTTTAATGAGAATATTCTCAGGCTTCAGATCGCAGTGAATAACTCCCAGGTGATGCAAGTATTCCAATGCCTCTAAACATTGACGAGTTATGGCCTGTTATGAGTGCATGGTTAAGTTCCATACTAGCTGTAGTACTCCTTAAATAACTTTACAAGCAGCAGAAAGCTATGCTCACAAATTAATATGTGATTGCAAGAAGATGTAATCAAAATAACATTTCTGCTCAGATATATCCATGCCATATAAGAGAGAGCAGTCAGGCAAACCTGTAACCTTCTTAGTGTAAAGTATGCTTCTCCACCAGATTCTCGACTGAACTTCTGAAATTCGTACAAATTTGCCTTGAGTAGTTCACAAACAATGAAGAGATGCTCCTGTTTTATAAAGCAGAAATGTcagcaccaaaaaaaaaactgaaggtACTATCAATCCTCGCAGGAAAGATAAAGACAATCACCAAATACCCTGCCTGATTTAGTAATCAACAACTCTTACTCAAACGaagtaatttaaataaaattactttttatgtTGGATCACAAAGGTATACCTGGTGATAGAAGTAGTCATAAAGTCGTAGAATGTGGCGCTCATCTGCAGGATCATACTTGTTTACAAACTTAAGAAGTTTAATCTCATCTAAACTCTGATCGAAGAAATCTTTATCATTTTTTATGATCTTTAGACAAACATCGACTCCCGTGTGAAGATCATGAGCCTGTACAACCTTACTGAAAGCAGCTGAACCCAGATATTCGGTTATATAGTATCTGCCTGCAACTATAGTCTTTAGCACAATAGGCAGATCCTTGTCTGCTTCAAATCCAGTCCTGCAAATGTAGAAAAGTTACTAAAGATGATAAATACCAACATAGATCTGCACAAGCTCAAACCCCAACGTGAAGATTCAAACATAGAGGCAAAATACCCTCTCAAGCTAAGTGGTTTTCTAGTGCTGATGAATCATAAGTTGTCAATGTCGTAATTGTGGTTACTTATTCTTAACTTGGTCTGTAATGACCTAAAAGTTTGACTTCACTGGACATGCACACCAAAAATTCAGCTACGATTCAAACAAAGCTACAGAAAGCAAACAGTACTCAACAAACCTGTTTCTTCTGTGTATGACTCTTAAATCGAAAACTTCATACTCATTGTCATCTGTGTTGTGCATATATACTTCTTCACTGTCTTCATCAGTAGCAGTCTCAGGAACATGGGACTCTATATCTACATCATTGATTCCAACTTCAGAGCTGTCAATTCCATTCGGCCTAAGATCTTTCCCTGCAACCTTACCATTTACACTTTCCAACCAGCCATTTGTGGAACTCTTTTTAGGAGAGTAGTTAGAACTCTTCGTTCTTCTGTTGGTGGACAGAAAACCCCCCAAACCATTCAACTGACAATTATCCAAATTGGTTTCTTTCAACTTTTCACCGGCTGGCTCCTCCTCAGAGCCTCCTTCAAGCTGATGTTTTTCAACTTGATAATAGTCTGTCACATAAACACCCTTGGCATCCATGGAAGATAAATTAGTAAGACGGTTTTTGTCCAAGTAATTAAGGCTTATTTCTGATGATAAAGCTTCAGATGTATAATGCAGGTCCTCATTTCTCTTTTCATTGTCTGAAGTCATGACGAACTTATCCTCAGTAGGACAGCCAAAGTAGTCTACCCCGTCAAAGCAAGGAGTCATGAAGTCTGCATCATCTTTTTCGTCATGCCAGAACAAGTCATTTTCCATATCAAAATCATGGTAATTGCGTGCGGTGCcaaattgtgagaatctatCAGATGAAGCCTTGGAACTGCCTGGAGAGGTAGATCGAATTCCATATGGATTTGTAAATTCTGCAAAAGAGACGAAGGCTGATACTTCACTACAACCAATATACAGCAAGCAACAGAAACAGCATTTTGGCCATTTTCACAAATGGACAACTCGAAATCTAAATAACAACTTAATGAGTATTACAGGTGGTCTGTGCTTGATTAAATTCCAAACATGCATTTATTCCAAACATGCTTGATCAAAGATCAGTGACAAAATGAGCAAAAAGGCAAGCAAATATTCGCTATTCCGAAATTTATAAAGAAAATCATCACAGTGAATAGAATCACCAACATAGTACCATAGGATACAGAGGAGAAcaggaaaaatgaaaaaaagcaAATATTTTGATCGTTGAGAATGTTGTACAGTATTACTGAGCTAGTTCAATTCAACATTATTAGAGTGATACTTAAACTAATGATCTAATATGCTCATAGGAACCAACAGGAAACCGAATTTAGATTACAAAAAGTCAACAACTTGTAAGTTGTAGCTACCTGAAGAGCATCTATTTGTAGTGGAAGACCCCAAGCTCACAAACTCATCATCCCCGGAACTCGAGACTTCAACCACATCAGAAACCTTCGATCTCGGAAAATTCGCCGGAATCCTCACCGGCGGCAGCGGAGGAGCCATCGGAAACAAGATTTTCTCATAGTCAAAAGAACCCAGATCGCCCTTTTCAATCATATCCTCTCTGAGAGCCGACTCTGCCTCTGAAAACCCGTGTTTCTTCAAGAACTCGAGCACTGCCCCTACCTCCATGGACGTGGAAACTCAGAGCACAAGTGGCAATGAAGTAATAAATGGGACTGGGAGGGAGAGAAGTGGAAACTATAACATGGTTCCCGGTTTGCATGCTtgtaagaaaaagagagagagagagagtggtcTCAGACTCTCAGTAGTCCTCTGTAAATCCGAagatagagagagaagggtGGTGCTGTGGTGTCTCTCACCGACCTTGAAAAGTGAGGGCCTCTGGGTTTCTTGGGGTTTTTGGTTCGGTGGGCCCATCTATCGCTTAACTCTTACGTGGCGTGACCAGCAGGCTACAAGTGGAAAATGGTGCAAATGAACTTTAATTGTTTTGTGAAGAcgattttgttttttgcttTGGGGTACTAATATTGGTGGGAAGTCACATTTGATTGTTTTAAGGGACCATTTCGAATTTACTTTCTTATACTTTTGTGTACTACTAATCTGCCATGAGCAATTTcttcctttcctttttctttataGTAAATGCTTTAGTACTTTTACTaatgaattaaaaagataaacaaatgaaatcttgcatatcgatATTAGTGAaagtaacaaaataaatataattagtTCGGTTCGGCTCGATTTATGATTAGGTGATAGATCGACCTAGTTAATGAAATGGTTATCATTTTCAATGTTTGAGCAGAATATGTCTAAGCactataattaataaaaattcgGTATTCATGTGGAGGaagttatggtaaaaaaaaatgtctACGGAGGACATAAAGTACCTGATTAGATTGAATATGATTTTCAAACTGCCTTTGTCATCGCACAAGGAGGTTGATTAAGGAGGTGTCTAATGGGATACAGAAGCATTGTGCAAACGTTATGTGCCTTTTCAATGGTCATTAAAAAACTTCAAACTAACTGCTGAAGGAGATGTGTTTTTGAAATCTCCATCTAATTCGTTGACATGATTATTGTCATTTACAAATTCAGCAAAATGTGGATCATTTTCAAATACACGAGATGCAATTAAATAGACTATGGAAGTGCATGCTTTATGATCATCAAAGAATTATTTTCAATTCGTTTAATTACATTGATGATAGCTAAGGACATTATGTAACATAATCCAAACTACGTAGTAAGGGGATTCATTTGATGGTTGGATTGCACTTTTCCTACATAAATTAATGATGGTCAACAGAATTGCTTTGAGGTAAAGTAAAATTAATTAGCTGAAGTATGTAGGTTAGCTCTAGTCGATCTATATAGGACTTTCGTATATTGTTTggataaaatataaattttaattttacaatTCATCCGGTCACTACACTATATAATAGTAATTCCATATGCGATTGAATGATTGATTAAGATTCAACAATCAATGAATTATGGAAAACACAAGAGTAGTGAACTCGATCATCTATTAACGAATCATTcgatttaaaacaaaaaacaatgcAAATTTATAATCGCGCCACTGTTTATGTAAATAAATGTATATCGAATTTCTTAGAAAGTAAAACGTTTTCGCAATGTGAGTTGGGGCTGCGTATTCAGCTTCTTTAATGCAAAAACTGGTCCAAAGTTCTTGCCGTGGGGGATCGGAAGATGGATCCAATTGCATTACCGGTAGAAACCTACTTTTCATATGCAGGTCATGAAATGAGTAAATACGACCCACCGCCGATCATCATCATGTTGTTTCTCTCCAACCCTAATTGTGGATACACACACTTGCAGACACCTTTAGTTTTCACTGTggcttctcttctttttccaTGTGATACAGTAAAGGATCATCATAATTAAACCCTAGCTAGCTTCCATCTTTATCTGTCTCCTACAATTATTCTCTTCTCTCTGTTGCTTCGTACAGATTTGAAATTCGAATTGATCAAACTGACCGTTAGGAATTAGTGGtttgtacatatatattatactcGATATTTTAAAAATCAGAGAAAATCACCGCATGTGGTCGAGTTGGTAATAACTTAGAGTATGATCGTGTAAAACCCCATACTTAACTTCGGAAACTGCCGGCTCTAATTTGTGTTTGTGGAAGATGCTCAACTCCCTGGAGAATCTAAGCTTTAATACAAGACATCAAGACTTTATCTGTTGTGTTCGAAGAGGTTTCGTTCTCCCACATTTTTAGGGAAGCAAACTTTGTTGCCGACGCCCTTGCTTCGCTTGGGCACTCTCTTAGCTCCCTTAGTATTTGGAATGTCGGTTTCCCTAGAGAAGTTTGTAACGCCCTAAACTTTGACCTCCTTGGTGTAGGTTGCATAAGGGGTTTTTCCTTGTTGtagttcttcttttgtatcaaaaaaaaaactgccgGCTCTAATCGAActtaaatctcaatttatgTTTGGTAGCCATGAGGAATATTGAAACGTTTTGACAAATCTCATGGTGCGGATCAGCAGAAGTCAGAAAGGCATATCCCAAGCATCTCTGATTTTTTGTTTAGCGGATGCATGGCTGTGAAATATAGATAGCTAGCCAAAAGACAAAGGAGTAGTTGAATGTTTCCAAAACCTTAATCAAAGAACTAAACATACTTCTGGAACAAAATTACGTAATGATAGCTACATTCCTACAACTCACCAATAATAGCTAATTATAACTGTGAGTATTCTTAAGTCTGATGGCTAACATGAGTTTATGTACTCTAGTTGGTGTGATTCATTATATTTCTATCAGAAGCAAACATGGGCAGCCGGCAGGTTAGAACCACTGAAAATCATTAAGGCTTAAGATATAATCCTCGATCTAGCCACACTCGATCTTGATTATAATAGGGGGATTGGAATTTGGAGATGATCTTTCTCCTTTCtatttaaattataaaagatCTGACACATGAGACAATAGGATCGAGCTTAATTGTTAACATTTCTGCAGGAGAGATATAAGTTTCTGATATCTCTTTCCCTTTACATACTTTAAATCTTTAATATGAATGATAATGTTTAGCCAGGGGAACACATGCACATAGCaaattatcaatatatatttggtttcCATAACAAGGGATCATTATATATAAACACATGCAGTACGTGCAGAGAAGCGTCAAAACATATGAAATTCATAGTGCTTAATTAGTTATAATAAACAAGCATGTGACGAACCCTAAACCTCTGACATTTTTGattcaaatcatatatatttagtgccCAGAAAATGCAGCTGCTGATCGATGTACTCGGAACTTTATTCTTGGTTCAGCACATTCACACCAATGACGCAATGCAGGTATTTATACGCCCATTACATGTATTTGACTATCGAGAATTCGAGATAGACTACGGCTTCGAAAGATATCTCA
This genomic interval carries:
- the LOC126802431 gene encoding uncharacterized protein LOC126802431 → MAELTQKEVAYSPKTMQLWKALLNWLGFLFQIFLQVVRALGHHPLLSSSSPSSSASEASFKSLPAVELPENDSSSASAAVEIDSPDSDSDDPPQKLTVVLDLDETLVCAYESASLPAMIRTQATEGGLKWFELECFSSDKECDGKPKVNYVTVFERPGLHEFLKQVHGFADLVLFTAGLEGYARPLVDRIDVENLFSFRLYRPSTTSTEYRDHVKDLAGLSKDLGRIVIVDNNPFSFLLQPLNGIPCIPFSAGQLHDTQLLDVLLPLLKHLSLQKDVRPVLYERFHMPEWFQKQGIPSTSWK
- the LOC126802129 gene encoding DYRK-family kinase pom1, giving the protein MEVGAVLEFLKKHGFSEAESALREDMIEKGDLGSFDYEKILFPMAPPLPPVRIPANFPRSKVSDVVEVSSSGDDEFVSLGSSTTNRCSSEFTNPYGIRSTSPGSSKASSDRFSQFGTARNYHDFDMENDLFWHDEKDDADFMTPCFDGVDYFGCPTEDKFVMTSDNEKRNEDLHYTSEALSSEISLNYLDKNRLTNLSSMDAKGVYVTDYYQVEKHQLEGGSEEEPAGEKLKETNLDNCQLNGLGGFLSTNRRTKSSNYSPKKSSTNGWLESVNGKVAGKDLRPNGIDSSEVGINDVDIESHVPETATDEDSEEVYMHNTDDNEYEVFDLRVIHRRNRTGFEADKDLPIVLKTIVAGRYYITEYLGSAAFSKVVQAHDLHTGVDVCLKIIKNDKDFFDQSLDEIKLLKFVNKYDPADERHILRLYDYFYHQEHLFIVCELLKANLYEFQKFSRESGGEAYFTLRRLQAITRQCLEALEYLHHLGVIHCDLKPENILIKSYRRCEIKVIDLGSSCFRTDNLCLYVQSRSYRAPEVILGLSYDEKIDMWSLGCILAELCSGEVLFPNDVIVTILSRIIGMLGPIDLDMLVKGQETDKYFTNELDLYHINEETNQLEYIIPEDSSLEQHLQVTDIGFIDFVQSLLEINPQRRPSAAEALEHPWLSYSYESSSF